CAGAACGGTATCTGTAGTTTATAGTAAAAAGatatatgaaattaaaaaatttgtcaaagaTATCACTATATTCGTCATGATGCTTACAATAAAACAACTTAATAAATCGGAAATCATTGGGTCATAGGTCAATcacttgatttatatttttcttgtttcatTCGGCGCCCTACAGAAGCGTTTGTTTTGCATTGGTATGAAGGTGAAACAAAAATGTCACGAAGTGCGTTAGTGTCAACGTTATAtcatgtttttaaaattgtcaCTCTGtcattttcaaatcaaagacATACGTGaccgactttttttttttttttctgaataaacACGAACAAATTGAGCTTGAGGAAAAGAGAATGTGATTTATTTAGTCGCGATAAAATATATGATTTGCCGCTATGCGGATGAAAAACAGATTATAGTgatgtatttacaaaatatttaacagaatgaaaaaataatttttattggttTTGTAGTTAGTTACTGTAATAATTTGTGATTTCTTTTTCATCCTACTTTAGGACATGCAGAATCAAAAATTATGactttttttgtgttttcttaCGATATTACCATTTCTGGTCTGTTACGATTGCTATTACTCTGAGGAAATAACAGCTTTGGGGCAAACTAACCAAAGATTGATTCGAGTAattaaatttgacaaaattgtaTTTCAGCTGAAATGGAAAAGACATCTCATACGTTTGGAGTTGTCACCATCCGCGGTGTGAAAAGCGGAAGATATCTTTGCATGTCTAAAAGGGGAAAGCTAATCACGAAGGTGaggtatttgtttatttatttaccaaAATATAGTgcaatattaaataacaagCGAAATCTATCCTAGGAATGAGattcaataatatattatttcaggTAAGTTTCccaatatttttcacatattaTGTTTATATGAATACAAAGATACATGATTTAAATAACTAAATCTTGCAACGACACCAACTTTCACTTGCCACTGGCAACTTTATTTGTTAAGCTGTATTTAATTCCGCGCACATGGTTATTTTTACTCCAAAATGCTTGCTTATGGGCAAGTTTATCCAGGAAACGTTGAATCAGTCTTATAATTACTGTGAATAAACTACTCCCTTCATGTTATTTGTAAAACGTACCTTCCGGGCTATATGcatgttgataataaaaacTGCATTAATCAAAAGCTGCATTAACCCGCCGCAAACAGGTCCCTATTATCCGCTATAGTATTGAAAGAACCGGCATTGGCAAAGGGTTAGGAGTACATTTGGGCCTGGGGCGACTGCTCTAGCAGTAATTTGCGCACTTCAATCGTTCATTTGAGTGAACTTGCTCTGAATATCAGGGACAATCTTGGTTCTGATAATTCAACTATAGCGGGCGAGGCTTAGAAACTATAAAAATACAATCATTTTCGAGGACAAATTCCAGCAATCAAATTTGATATACAGACCAAGCTTTGCAAACAAgctataaaaattataattggctacatcattcaataaaaaacattcgTCGACTGGTTGCGCAAGAGTAACATCGAACTGGTGTTGAGAAATATAGAAATTATAATTCCATTATCTGGCTATTAATCTATAATGAGCAACTTTCCGCCTTGTTTACTCTCGGATGGATTAAGATGCCAAGGGCAAACTGTCCGTCTGACTACGTTAGTCATTTGTACAGTTAATCGCCTAAATAAGTCGGCATTGAAGGTTAAACATGTAAGCAAGCAAACGCTTTCATATTACATTACAAGATTTTTCGGTTACGTGAGTAATGTACTTTTCCAGATATCTTAACAGTCGATATGCAAATGGAGGTGTTGAAAATGCACCTGTCCCTGATTGAAGAGAAACGCCAAacacatttgtgtttttttttttttttcgctataatGACCCTCGAATATCTTTATTCTGATTTATTTTGGGTTAACAATTCAATTAGATGTGGAATTATTTTTGAACGACAGACCATGATCATATTTTGATCACACTTCAACCACATTAAAAACACGCGTGAAATCGAAAAAAGaaccaatatatttatttatttgcgaTAATCGATTTCAcccttttaatataaaaatgggTAACGTACTTGGGTGGTCTTTTGATCCTTTCACATCCATTTAGTTAAAGTCTGATTGTTTACCTGTTTGAACGTTTATATTTTCTTAATAGCATTGGATGGAGGCCGGTCTGTtattttttctgtaatgtaatgtaataaaatacttatttttacagaaaaaactGCCCCGGGATAATTCATGCAAGTTTGTTGAAAATATGACATCATTACACTACACTTCCTATAGAAGTGAAAGAGACCGAAATTGGTACATTGGTTTCAATGGAAAGACTGGTCGCGGTAAAAAAGGAAAAAGAACAAGTCCGCACCAAGAGGCGTGTAAATTCATGATCCGCGACTCAGAGGATCACGAACATTCAAATGAATTGCCTACATACATGCAAGAAGTTGCTCTCAAAATACAGCGAAGGATAAGATTCGGCCCTCCATTGACACGAAAACGACGACATAGATTTCAAACAGAAGATCCAATGGAAGACGACGACAAAATTGATGACGAAGTTATGGACACCTTGACGCGTTTGATTGGGTCACCGTCATCGATCGGTTCCGCTCAAGATCGACAGGAATGGATGCTACGTGttgaaaactttttgaaaaactaCTCCTCTGCGTCAGTCCTCAACACCACACTGAGCGCTTTTGATCTTATAAGTCCGGAAAAAAATCCCGCTACTCCTGATCCTGCGATGCCAAACGGACGACGACGCAACAAACAGCGAAACAAGGTCAAAAAGCCTTGTCGTGGTCGAAAGCGCAGTAAATGCCCAAAAGTCACTGAAACTGAAGGTCCAACAGAAGTTCCCTCGAGGAAAAAAGTTAAATCAGCAATGGTACCCAAGACTCCTACGAGGCCATTCCGTGTCAAAGTTACGCCGGAGTCGCCCACGTTGGCCTCTCCATTGTTGTCAAGACTGTCAAAATATGACACAGTCGTTTCAAGTCCAAAAATAAGCGTAACAAGTAAAACTGACAATCATGCTCAGACGCGTCGTAGGCGTCCTAAAGGGGCATCATCATCGTTAGAAAcaaacttaaataaaacaaatacagaCAATTTACATAAAGACAATTTGTCGCGGACAGTGCCGCCCTCGCCCGCGCCAAAAGTTGCCTCATCGAATTCGAGGCGATCAAGAAACAAGTCAAAGCGAGGgcgaaataaacaaaaacattcaAGGAGACCAAAAGACTCGTCTTAGCGTAGAAGCTTTTTctcgatatatatatttttgtacttCACGATACGCGCTTCAAAATGATTAATGGTTCGTTTTTTGTCTTTTTCTATAACAATTCTTAAATTAGTTGAATCGAAATAATTACCTATTATCACTTCTGGgtcttttaaaaatttgtatatacaacgtAGAAACGTCATTATCCACAAACAGATACAAAAACGTTTATAGAGTCGTTTTAATTATCCCAAATTTTCTACAAAGCCAgaagttttcaatttttcgtGATTAACACGAGTTGAGTAATGTTGAAACCTTGCTTAATCCTTAATTGTAGGATCAGTCGATTTACTTTTGGTTGAATTCCATACAAAGTTGTTGcaaatttacggatttttctACAGTACTAGAATTCAAAACCCACCAAgccatcatatatatatatatatatacattatccGCATGTCAACGAGCTTCGGAGCAAAGAATTTGCTGAAAAGTTTATGACGTAACAACCACTGTCAGATTACAGTTTTTACAACATCATAAAGGCCGATCACGTTTGTTTTTATGACGCGTTTTTTCTGCTTGATATATATCCCTTTCCTTAGTGAATTCAATCCTATTTAGCAATAACAACATCATGTAGGCTTTGTATTACTCCATTGTCCCCGCCTTGAAAAGATTGTTTGATGCCTCAAATTCCATAAACGTTCGGCGTAGAACTGGGTTCATTTAATGGATATTACAATTTCATGATTTAGCCTACATTCAGCTCATACTCAGTAATTAGAAATTGCTTATTCCAGATATTTGATGATAATGATACCAAGGGAGCATGTTGGGACACAATTTTTGGTAAATAATCCAGTctttacatttcattttttgcTGTTCCCGTTTATCTTGTGTCACAAAAGAATGTTCATTTAAGCTCAGTATTTGGGGAAAGTCGATTCCCCATCTGTAttgcataaataaaatatagataagAAAGaacgaaaaaaattgaaatttcactGAATTCGCAATGAAAAATGATAGAATGACAAAAACATACGGATTTGAGGGTGTTGATTTACAATCAGTCAATATTCCTCAATTTCTAAAATGCGGAGGAAATTTTTGCGCCTATTTATCCAATCAATATGTCATTTGACTCTGACCGTTGCTATTCTTAGGGAATTACCTTAATGAGTTGATTCCGTCTCAAATATGTTGCTATCAAATGGTATTTCAGCAAAAACTTAAATAGTCGCAAGCATGTACCAAATATATGTATAAAGTAGATACACCTTTCACATTTTC
This is a stretch of genomic DNA from Styela clava chromosome 2, kaStyClav1.hap1.2, whole genome shotgun sequence. It encodes these proteins:
- the LOC120336422 gene encoding uncharacterized protein LOC120336422 codes for the protein MGIYSSTDFTRFIATVLLILHITATSSVGEGALTSDLYDLVRNFSSTQKPRICQIYSRSTGKHIQIINKKVSACGEDGDEYSEMEKTSHTFGVVTIRGVKSGRYLCMSKRGKLITKKKLPRDNSCKFVENMTSLHYTSYRSERDRNWYIGFNGKTGRGKKGKRTSPHQEACKFMIRDSEDHEHSNELPTYMQEVALKIQRRIRFGPPLTRKRRHRFQTEDPMEDDDKIDDEVMDTLTRLIGSPSSIGSAQDRQEWMLRVENFLKNYSSASVLNTTLSAFDLISPEKNPATPDPAMPNGRRRNKQRNKVKKPCRGRKRSKCPKVTETEGPTEVPSRKKVKSAMVPKTPTRPFRVKVTPESPTLASPLLSRLSKYDTVVSSPKISVTSKTDNHAQTRRRRPKGASSSLETNLNKTNTDNLHKDNLSRTVPPSPAPKVASSNSRRSRNKSKRGRNKQKHSRRPKDSS